A genomic segment from Colletotrichum higginsianum IMI 349063 chromosome 5, whole genome shotgun sequence encodes:
- a CDS encoding General repressor of transcription: protein MEYGDEGAKPNMMASDMSADMNATGSTRSDSLGALDHTTQQNQNGPKPPIKRRAPIACKSVFPQRGQPDLDREYRHPRMRAEKTAKRDAEKAKRSASVASVPQGLSTPALRKPADEWEYLPPLPDIIDAVHIFTRKYFQLGFIPKELFPQQLQRDHRSVSVFLLLGILSVSARFSPALAQRYQGEMKAVDYFMERASNLALNELYQEPTLERCQAFYLLSLAQQGSGWRNRSYINIGIATRMAVLMHLHREEFYKMKDPTREMIIRAESARRTLVSRATQQSNPGKRANANSFQWMLHTRHVQGVPANSMIGQDNLHCGALSPVSLAANDITALLPSNEEDFAYGREPLSRAALEDTPPARENPSLIHQPSRSLFASLMQAHYYWGKVARRAMATMKSAKPWDPTSEYAIMAKQLWNWEQQLPQDHRWSMVLLKGHKSVGEDLAYLGVTMITKLCNIVLRRAYLDNIIKTDEKDPQRRAFFAQMSDDLFRNVRELYEQVDAQFSVRSSEEGVGAQMASFCVYSCGLFSTYLAKYRNICSDRSIVAQAPNMLQRCMSILIESKQTWPLASRWLESLERFSRDPKAAAFSLEGSMADGNDRTLRPLHPSPSNFTKGPRAEAPKYQLPGPPTTPLDEKKPPPPSLRNNSTSSSASIILPPPSPSPSLQQQQMHQQNNTVPFPLPLPPLATTHQQQQQQQLHQPYHQQPQHSQHHYQQSPQHQILSPHHHHQQQQEQQHRSQQPILHPHMQQIPPELQPHFSSPIYSQAPPPYSPNNGMGMLVQAATFDTASPILGGPPSTNPYDPTAAAAVAAFYNSPGSASIVLGPGTDGFECELQSWFDGSAPVQATSWIGNGAAGLGWFGST from the exons ATGGAGTACGGTGATGAAGGCGCCAAGCCAAACATGATGGCTTCGGACATGAGCGCCGACATGAATGCCACCGGAAGCACGAGGAGCGAttccctcggcgccctcgaccaCACCACGCAGCAGAATCAAAACGGCCCAAAGCCGCCCATCAAGCGCAGAGCTCCCATCGCCTGTAAAAG CGTCTTCCCTCAGCGCGGCCAACCGGACCTGGATCGCGAGTATCGACACCCTCGCATGAGGGCCGAGAAAACCGCCAAGCgggacgccgagaaggcaAAGCGAAGCGCGTCCGTCGCGTCCGTCCCGCAGGGGCTGTCCACGCCAGCGCTCCGGAAGCCTGCAGACGAATGGGAATATCTCCCGCCGCTTCccgacatcatcgacgcTGTCCACATTTTCACGCGCAAGTACTTTCAGCTTGGCTTCATCCCGAAGGAGCTGTTCccgcagcagctgcagcgaGACCACCGCTCCGTCAGCGTCTTCCTCCTGCTCGGCATCCTTAGTGTTTCGGCCCGGTTCTCGCCCGCATTGGCCCAGAGATACCAAGGGGAAATGAAGGCCGTCGACTACTTCATGGAGCGGGCCAGTAACCTGGCGCTGAACGAGCTATATCAGGAGCCCACTCTAGAGCGTTGTCAAGCTTTCTATCTGTTGAGTCTTGCTCAGCAAGGGAGCGGCTGGAGGAACCGAAGCTAT ATTAACATTGGCATTGCTACCAGGATGGCCGTGCTGATGCACCTTCACCGGGAAGAGTTCTACAAGATGAAGGACCCTACCAGAGAGATGATTATCAGAGCGGAATCTGCCCGGAGAACTTTGGTGAGTCGAGCAACCCAGCAAAGCAACCCAGGGAAAAGGGCCAATGCTAACAGCTTCCAGTGGATGTTACACA CACGACACGTGCAAGGCGTCCCTGCTAACAGCATGATAGGCCAAGACAACCTTCATTGCGGTGCTCTTTCGCCCGTTTCTCTGGCCGCAAATGATATAACGGCATTGCTCCCTAGCAACGAGGAGGATTTCGCCTACGGCCGCGAGCCACTCTCTCGTGCGGCCCTCGAGGATACTCCACCCGCGCGCGAGAACCCTTCCCTCATCCACCAACCGTCCCGGTCTCTGTTTGCGAGCCTGATGCAGGCACACTACTACTGGGGCAAGGTAGCGCGCAGGGCAATGGCAACCATGAAAAGCGCCAAGCCCTGGGATCCAACCAGCGAgtacgccatcatggccaaACAACTTTGGAACTGGGAACAGCAGCTCCCACAAGATCACCGATGGAGCATGGTCCTGCTCAAAGGGCACAAGTCGGTCGGCGAAGACTTG GCTTATCTTGGAGTTACCATGATCACGAAGCTCTGCAACATCGTGTTGAGAAGGGCGTATCTTGATAA TATTATCAAGACGGATGAAAAGGATCCCCAGCGCCGAGCCTTCTTCGCCCAGATGTCGGACGACCTTTTTCGCAACGTACGGGAGCTATATGAGCAGGTCGACGCTCAGTTCAGTGTCCGGTCTTCAGAAGAGGGCGTCGGAGCTCAGATGGCATCGTTCTGCGTCTACAGCTGCGGCCTCTTCTCGACCTATTTAGCCAAATACCGGAACA TCTGCTCGGACAGGTCCATTGTCGCCCAAGCACCAAACATGCTGCAACGCTGCATGTCTATACTCATTGAGTCCAAGCAGACGTGGCCCTTGGCCTCTCGCTGGCTTGAATCGTTAGAACGGTTCTCGCGTGATCCCAAAGCAGCTGCCTTCAGTCTCGAAGGCAGCATGGCTGATGGC AACGATCGCACCCTTCGCCCACTGCATCCGTCGCCTTCGAACTTCACAAAGGGGCCACGCGCAGAGGCGCCCAAGTACCAGCTTCCTGGCCCGCCGACAACGCCCTTGGACGAGAaaaagccgccgccgccatcactACGAAACAACAGCACCAGCAGTAGCGCGTCCATTattcttcctcctccgagcccgtcgccgagtttacagcagcagcagatgcaTCAGCAGAACAACACCGTCCCGTTCCCGCTTCCGCTTCCGCCGCTGGCCACCACccaccagcaacagcagcaacagcaacttCATCAGCCATACCATCAACAGCCACAGCATTCGCAACACCACTATCAACAGTCACCACAACACCAAATCCTCTCTcctcaccatcaccatcaacaacaacaggagcagcagcaccgcTCTCAACAACCAATCCTCCATCCTCACATGCAGCAGATCCCCCCCGAGCTGCAACCGCACTTCTCCTCACCCATATATTCCCAGGCTCCCCCGCCATACAGCCCGAACAACGGCATGGGCATGCTTGTTCAGGCCGCCACCTTCGATACGGCGAGCCCGATCCTGGGAGGCCCGCCATCGACAAACCCGTACGACCCGACAGCCGCGGCTGCTGTGGCCGCATTTTACAACTCGCCGGGCTCCGCGTCCATCGTTCTCGGTCCGGGCACCGACGGCTTCGAGTGCGAGCTGCAGAGCTGGTTCGACGGCTCGGCGCCCGTCCAGGCGACGAGCTGGATCGGAAACGGCGCCGCGGGTCTCGGGTGGTTCGGGTCTACGTAA
- a CDS encoding Ferric reductase like transmembrane component yields the protein MDSHRRRLADLVVDLIPTKVLQQRAHAADSKGAATATSTISPYHSNLDGVNQPVNMLFKDMLWASFGGMAVLVLVITVSRILWAQLRHVSAMSVEGERQNYWKTAQWNWMPSLKKHLIYAPLWKKRHNKEIKLSNAIGIGTLPSRMHTVILGFYLASNMVYMFFLNWENANIYSFCAELRGRSGTLSVVNMVPLIILAGRNNPLIGMLHVSFDTYNLLHRWIGRMSVIEAVIHTIAWLIVQIADSGWEGVWHRMSNELFIGSGVAGTISLIVIMILSFSPVRHAFYETFLNVHIILAFFIFLMTYIHCAVAGLPGGLPQLPWMIAIFTLWFLERMARIVRVAYMNWSDRGVTDAIVEAVPGECTRVTMNLPRYVDVKPGTHAYLRFKDIRPWDCHPFSIGWVEHIPDHRALPLDEEKAQLTSIDKKNTTTSVSFIIGAHTGFTRDLYNVARQSGDRAIRMKAVVEGPYSGHHSLDSYGHAVLFAGATGITHAISYLKPLIDGYNNGSVATRRITLVWIVRDYEALEWVRPWMDTILRLPNRKDILRIQLYITRPQNSQQIVSASNTVQMFPGRPNIPLLMKREVAEQQGAMCVHICGPGALADDVRSAVREVQDEGTVVDFVEESFTW from the coding sequence ATGGACTCTCACCGGCGCAGGCTCGCTGACCTGGTGGTGGATCTCATCCCCACCAAAGTGCTTCAACAGCGTGCTCATGCCGCCGACAGCAAAGgggcggccacggccacctCAACCATCTCTCCCTACCACTCCAATCTTGACGGTGTCAACCAGCCTGTCAACATGCTGTTCAAGGACATGCTCTGGGCCAGCTTCGGTGGCatggccgtcctcgtcctcgtcatcaccGTTAGTCGTATTCTCTGGGCCCAGCTCCGCCACGTCTCGGCCATGTCGGTCGAGGGTGAGAGACAAAACTACTGGAAGACGGCTCAGTGGAACTGGATGCCCAGTTTGAAGAAGCATCTCATATACGCCCCCCTTTGGAAGAAGCGTCACAACAAGGAGATCAAGCTTTCCAACGCTATTGGCATCGGCACGTTGCCCTCCCGCATGCACACCGTCATCCTTGGTTTCTACCTCGCCAGCAACATGGTCTACATGTTCTTCCTGAACTGGGAAAACGCTAACATCTACTCGTTCTGCGCCGAGCTCCGTGGCCGATCTGGTACTCTCTCCGTCGTCAACATGGTGCCGCTCATCATCCTTGCTGGCCGCAACAACCCGCTCATCGGCATGCTTCATGTGAGCTTCGACACCTACAACCTCCTTCACCGATGGATCGGCCGCATGTCCGTTATTGAGGCTGTCATCCACACCATCGCCTGGTTGATTGTGCAGATTGCCGACAGTGGATGGGAAGGAGTTTGGCATAGAATGTCCAACGAGCTCTTCATCGGCTCCGGCGTGGCCGGCACTATCTCCCTTATCGTCATCATgatcctctccttctcgccggtCCGCCACGCCTTCTACGAGACCTTCCTCAACGTTCACATCATCTTGGctttcttcatcttcctgaTGACGTACATTCActgcgccgtcgccggtctGCCGGGTGGTCTTCCCCAGCTTCCATGGATGATTGCCATTTTTACCCTGTGGTTCCTCGAGCGCATGGCACGCATCGTTCGCGTCGCCTACATGAACTGGTCCGACCGTGGCGTCACTgacgccatcgtcgaggccgttCCCGGCGAGTGCACTCGCGTCACCATGAACCTGCCGCGCTACGTCGACGTCAAGCCCGGCACCCACGCTTACCTGCGCTTCAAGGACATCCGCCCCTGGGACTGCCACCCCTTCTCCATCGGCTGGGTTGAGCACATTCCCGACCACCGCGCGCTACCGCTAGACGAGGAGAAGGCTCAACTCACCTCCATCGACAAGAAGAACACGACAACTTCGGTCtccttcatcatcggcgcccaCACTGGCTTCACTCGCGATCTCTATAACGTCGCCCGTCAGAGCGGGGACCGTGCTATTCGCATGAAGGCTGTTGTCGAAGGACCCTACTCCGGGCACCACTCTCTCGACTCATACGGCCATGCCGTTCTCTTCGCCGGTGCCACTGGCATCACCCATGCCATTTCCTACCTGAAGCCTCTCATTGACGGCTACAACAACGGTAGCGTAGCCACGAGACGCATCACCCTCGTCTGGATCGTCCGCGACtacgaggccctcgagtGGGTTCGCCCGTGGATGGATACTATCCTCCGCCTGCCCAACCGCAAGGACATTCTCCGCATCCAACTCTACATCACGCGTCCCCAGAACTCGCAGCAGATCGTCTCAGCTTCCAATACAGTCCAGATGTTCCCGGGTCGCCCCAACATCCCTCTGCTGATGAAGCGTGAGGTCGCAGAGCAGCAGGGTGCCATGTGTGTACACATTTGTGGACCTGGTGCCTTGGCTGATGATGTGAGATCTGCTGTACGAGAGGTTCAGGACGAAGGCACAGTGGTTGACTTTGTTGAGGAGAGTTTCACGTGGTAA
- a CDS encoding tRNA wybutosine-synthesizing protein, which yields MAPRQQQQQRARQQHLPSPPAPFTTRKLKILEQLSVPDAEYTDASPKGSVDVGILELIGELNALDGFVTTSSCAGRVSVFLEGRRAAPTSAPAGTAGVDDSHRRSATQSDDNDNGSTNTLTTIAGPGGKGGGGTWLFVSHDPVPKQHDGDDELLRLLGLVGEKGPAPPSVAGDSGSSQPGRRRKRLIHFKFEPMILHVLTASLAHAQLLLKCALAAGFRESGALNLLPATTAAPEDESSSPVTPMVGVRTMGLALESLIGYVDDDDDEVRHCTVTADYLRDLMQIANERFAENAARIARFRAALQEAAAGPPPKLGEGGAEWEDAAARRERKRAEGLRRKEEMLAARQETQTQTQSQSQPLLAESRETPSEDPAELPEYELLGL from the exons ATGGCgccgcggcagcagcagcagcagcgcgcgAGGCAACAGCACCTGCCCTCCCCGCCGGCCCCCTTCACCACCCGCAAGCTCAAGATTCTAGAGCAGCTCAGCGTGCCCGACGCCGAGTACACGGACGCCTCGCCCAAGGGGTCCGTGGAcgtcggcatcctcgagCTGATTGGCGAGCTCAACGCCCTCGACGGTTTCGTCACCACGAGCAGCTGCGCGGGGCGGGTGAGCGTCTTCCTCGAGGGCcgcagggcggcgccgacgtccgCTCCCGCTGGGACGGCCGGGGTCGACGACTCTCATCGTCGGTCTGCAACGCAgagcgacgacaacgacaacggaAGCACCAACACCCTGACGACGATAGCAGGGCCCGGCGGTaagggaggcggcggcacaTGGTTGTTCGTGTCGCATGATCCCGTGCCCAAACAgcacgatggcgacgacgagctgctgcgTCTCCTTGGTCTCGTGGGCGAGAAGGGCCCAGCCCCCCCCAGCGTTGCCGGAGATTCGGGTAGCTCTCagcctgggcggcggaggaagcGGCTCATTCACTTCAAATTCGAACCCATG ATCCTCCACGTCCTCACGGCATCACTGGCCCACGCCCAGCTCCTGCTGAAATGTGCACTCGCAGCCGGCTTCCGGGAGAGCGGCGCACTGAACCTGCTccccgccaccaccgccgcgcCAGAAGACGAATCGTCGTCACCCGTGACGCCCATGGTGGGGGTCAGGACAAtgggcctcgccctcgagtcCCTCATCGGctacgtcgacgacgacgacgacgaggtgcgGCACTGCACCGTCACGGCGGACTACCTGCGGGACCTAATGCAGATCGCCAACGAGCGCTTCGCAGAGAACGCGGCGAGGATCGCTAGGTTCCGGGCCGCGCTGCAGGAGGCGGCCGCTGGCCCCCCGCCCAAGCTGGGCGAAGGGGGCGCCGAGTgggaggacgccgccgccaggcgAGAGCGCAAGAGGGCCGAGGGCCTACGGCGCAAGGAAGAGATGTTGGCTGCTAGACAGGAAACGCAGACACAGACGCAGTCTCAGTCCCAGCCTCTTCTGGCTGAGAGCCGGGAGACTCCTTCAGAGGACCCGGCCGAGCTGCCCGAATACGAACTCCTCGGGTTGTAA
- a CDS encoding Importin subunit beta-1 has product MSSSEINQVLANSLSPDANLRNAAEQQLTQAADNNFPLYLATLVQELANDSADGSIRAAAGLALKNAFTARDFARHQELQAKWLQQTDDETKTRVKDLTLQTLSSSNAQAGQAAAQVISSIASIELPRGQWQDLMGTLVKNVSEGGEHQKQASLTTIGYICESQDPDLRTALITHSNAILTAVVQGARKEETSLEVRLAAITALGDSLEFVGNNFKHEGERNYIMQVVCEATQADDSRIQQGAFGCLNRIMGLYYDNMRFYMEKALFGLTILGMKSSDEDVAKLAVEFWSTVCEEEIGIEDDNTQVESADQMRPFYNFARVAANEVVPVLLLLLTKQDEDAADDEYNLARAAYQCLALYAQAIGAAIISPVLQFVEGNLRAEDWHHRDAAVSAFGAIMDGPDEKVLDPIVKQALPILIGMMDDSSLHVKDSTAYALGRITESVSDSIDPNQHLDPLIRSLFNGLMSNAKIASSCCWALMNLAERFSGDLSDAQNPLTPHFNQSVTNLLALTARPDCDSYVRTAAYEVLNVFVQNAASESMAPIASLSGVIIERLEGTIPMQSQVVSVEDRIMLEEMQTSLCTVLQAIIQRLDKEIIPQGDRIMQTLLQILSTVGSKSSVPDGVFATISALANAMEEDFSKYMEAFTPFLYNALSNQEEPSLCSMAIGLVSDLTRSLGERSQPYCDNFMNHLLHNLKSTALSNQFKPAILQCFGDIAGAIGGHFETYLSVIAQVLQQAATVNAGPEGPYEMYDYVISLREGIMDAWGGIIGAMKSGNKTPALQQYVPSIFQLLNMIASDMNRSEALMRASMGVIGDLADAYPNGELVDVFRQEWLTALIKETKTNREFQPRTIETARWAREQVKRQLGGSANVMSQT; this is encoded by the exons ATGTCGAGCTCAGAGATCAACCAGGTTTTGGCCAATTCGCTGTCGCCTG ACGCGAACTTGCGCAACGCTGCCGAGCAGCAACTCACACAAGCCGCCGACAACAACTTT CCCCTATACCTCGCAACCCTCGTCCAAGAGCTTGCAAACGACAGCGCAGATGGCTCCAtccgtgccgccgccggtctcGCCCTCAAGAACGCCTTCACCGCCCGTGACTTTGCCCGCCACCAGGAGCTTCAGGCAAAATGGCTCCAGCAGACTGATGACGAGACCAAGACCCGGGTCAAGGACCTGACACTCCAGACCCTCTCTTCATCCAAcgcccaggccggccaggcTGCCGCCCAGGTCATCTCCTCTATCGCATCCATCGAGCTGCCGAGAGGCCAGTGGCAGGACCTTATGGGCACTCTTGTCAAGAACGtcagcgagggcggcgagcacCAGAAGCAGGCTTCGTTGACCACGATTGGTTACATTTGCGAGAGCCAAGATCCCGACCTGCGAACCGCCCTCATCACCCACTCCAACGCCATCTTGACCGCTGTCGTCCAGGGTGCACGCAAGGAGGAGACGAGCCTCGAGGTTCGCCTGGCCGCCATCACGGCCCTCGGTGACTCCCTCGAGTTCGTCGGTAACAACTTCAAGCACGAGGGCGAGCGCAACTACATCATGCAGGTCGTCTGCGAGGCCACACAGGCCGATGACTCCCGGATACAGCAGGGCGCCTTCGGATGCCTCAACCGCATCATGGGTCTCTACTACGACAATATGCGCTTCTACATGGAGAAGGCCTTGTTCGGCCTGACCATCTTGGGCATGAAGtcctcggacgaggacgttGCCAAGCTGGCCGTTGAGTTCTGGAGTACCGTCTGCGAGGAGGAGATCGGTatcgaggacgacaacaCTCAG GTTGAGAGCGCCGACCAGATGCGACCCTTCTACAACTTCGCCCGTGTGGCTGCCAACGAGGTTGTTCCCGTTCTCCTTCTGCTCCTTACGAAGCaggacgaggatgccgccgatgacgagtACAACTTGGCCCGCGCCGCCTACCAGTGTCTCGCTCTCTACGCCCAGGCTATTGGTGCCGCCATCATTAGCCCCGTCCTCCAGTTTGTTGAGGGCAACCTGCGTGCCGAAGACTGGCACCACCGTGATGCCGCCGTTTCTGCTTTCGGCGCCATCATGGACGGCCCCGATGAGAAGGTCCTCGACCCCATCGTTAAGCAGGCTCTTCCTATCCTGATCGGCATGATGGACGACAGCTCCCTGCATGTCAAGGACTCGACCGCCTATGCCCTTGGTCGCATCACCGAGAGCGTGTCCGACAGCATTGATCCCAACCAGCACCTGGACCCTCTTATCCGATCCCTGTTCAACGGCTTGATGAGCAACGCCAAGATAGCATCTTCGTGCTGCTGGGCCCTCATGAACTTGGCCGAGCGCTTCTCCGGCGACCTCAGCGACGCCCAGAACCCTCTGACTCCCCACTTCAACCAGAGCGTCACCAACCTGCTCGCCCTGACGGCCCGCCCCGATTGCGACTCCTATGTCCGTACCGCCGCCTACGAAGTCCTTAATGTCTTCGTGCAGAACGCCGCCAGCGAGAGCATGGCGCCCATCGCCTCCTTGTCCGGCGTTATCATTGAGCGTCTCGAGGGCACCATCCCAATGCAGAGTCAGGTTGTCAGTGTCGAGGACAGAATCATGCTGGAGGAGATGCAGACCAGCCTGTGCACAGTGCTTCAGGCCATTATCCAGAGACTGGACAAGGAGATCATCCCCCAGGGCGACCGCATCATGCAGACTCTTCTCCAGATCCTCAGCACCGTCGGCAGCAAGTCCAGCGTACCCGACGGCGTTTTCGCCACCATCAGCGCCCTTGCCAACGCCATGGAGGAGGACTTCTCCAAGTACATGGAGGCATTCACACCCTTCTTGTACAACGCCCTCTCCAACCAGGAAGAGCCTAGCTTGTGCTCCATGGCCATCGGTCTCGTTAGTGACCTGACCCGATCCCTTGGCGAGCGCAGCCAGCCGTACTGCGACAACTTCATGAACCACCTGCTGCACAACCTCAAG AGCACCGCCCTGAGCAACCAGTTCAAGCCGGCCATCCTGCAGTGCTTCGGCGACATTGCTGGCGCCATTGGCGGCCACTTCGAGACGTACCTGTCCGTCATTGCTCAAGTTTTGCAGCAGGCCGCGACCGTGAACGCCGGTCCCGAGGGCCCGTACGAGATGTACGACTACGTCATCTCTCTTCGCGAGGGAATCATGGACGCCTGGGGTGGCATTATTGGTGCTATGAAGTCCGGCAACAAGA CCCCTGCTCTCCAGCAGTACGTTCCTTCGATTTTCCAGCTGTTGAACATGATTGCCAGCGACATGAACCGTAGCGAGGCTCTCATGAGAGCATCGATGGGTGTCATCGGTGACCTCGCCGATGCCTACCCCAATGGCGAGCTCGTTGACGTCTTTCGCCAGGAGTGGCTCACCGCTCTCATCAAGGAGACGAAGACCAACCGCGAGTTCCAGCCCAGGACGATCGAGACGGCCCGCTGGGCGCGTGAGCAGGTCAAGCGTCAGCTTGGCGGCTCTGCCAACGTCATGTCGCAGACTTGA
- a CDS encoding Duf1690 domain-containing protein: MGASESKPSSNTPPHLWKATPSGISHDLVESLQTSHETDLSRSQLTELQIQARVAEELKRLQTKESEALKLAHEKIAAEDKPAPEGQRSHEAVAREIEALRAKLAERKKVRDLPDGVEAARSEVVRCLRENDRRPLDCWKEVEAFKEEVKRLEKGWVEKVVS; the protein is encoded by the exons ATGGGTGCTAGCGAGTCCAAGCCGTCGTCCAACACGCCCCCACACCTGTGGAAGGC CACGCCCAGCGGCATCTCacacgacctcgtcgagtcTCTGCAGACCAGCCATGAG ACCGACCTGTCCCGCTCCCAGCTCACCGAGCTCCAGATCCAGgcccgcgtcgccgaggagctgaagcGCCTGCAGACCAAGGAGTCCGAGGCCCTGAAGCTCGCGCACGAGaagatcgccgccgaggacaagCCCGCGCCCGAGGGCCAGCGCAGCCACGAGGCCGTGGCGCGGGAGATCGAGGCTCTGCGCGCCAAGCTGGCGGAGCGCAAGAAGGTGCGCGACCTgcccgacggcgtcgaggcggcgcgcTCCGAGGTCGTGCGCTGCCTGCGCGAGAACGACCGCCGGCCGCTCGACTGCTggaaggaggtcgaggcgTTCAAGGAGGAGGTGAAGCGGTTAGAGAAGGGCTGGGTCGAGAAGGTCGTCTCCTAA
- a CDS encoding Phosphoadenosine phosphosulfate reductase, with the protein MSSTVEPATRTSSVASSPRLNSVEAAKLDHVEVESGYGSATDASSTASSIPALPLISLTQPHLKHLNDQLENMHPIDILRFAKVMFPNLFQSTAFGLTGLVTLDMLSKIQKENPAAANVDLIFLDTLYHFKETHGLVDRIKERYPNVKLHIFKPYGVNSTEEFEAMYGPKLWETEAEMYDWIAKVEPLQRAYQELGVAAILTGRRRSQGGARDKIPIIEVDDERGVIKINPMVKWSFQQVQEYIKTHNVPYNDLLDRGYKSIGDWHSTVPVKEGEDERAGRWKGQQKTECGIHNKKSRYAQYLEEMERKAVDAKAAAPSSSAEAEKKGEAAIAPVVKAEKEEQAIASV; encoded by the coding sequence ATGTCGTCTACCGTCGAGCCCGCGACCCGGACGTCCTCAGTGGCGTCGTCTCCTCGGTTGAACTCCGTCGAGGCTGCGAAGCTGGACCACGTTGAGGTCGAGTCCGGGTACGGTTCCGCCACAGATGCCTCGTCGACTGCGTCATCCATCCCTGCGCTCCCGCTCATCTCCCTCACCCAGCCGCACCTCAAGCACCTCAACGACCAGCTTGAGAACATGCACCCCATCGACATCCTCCGCTTCGCCAAGGTCATGTTCCCCAACCTCTTCCAGTCGACGGCATTCGGCCTGACGGGTCTCGTGACCCTCGACATGCTCTCCAAGATTCAAAAGGAgaaccccgccgccgccaacgtcgacctcatcttcctcgacaCCCTCTACCACTTCAAGGAGACgcacggcctcgtcgaccgcatCAAGGAGCGCTACCCCAACGTCAAGCTGCACATTTTCAAGCCCTACGGCGTCAACTCCACCGAGGAGTTCGAGGCCATGTACGGCCCCAAGCTGTGGGAGACCGAAGCCGAGATGTACGACTGGATCGCAAAGGTCGAGCCCCTCCAGCGGGCCTACCAGGAGCTCGgggtcgccgccatcctcaccggccgccgccgctcgcaGGGCGGCGCCCGCGACAAGATCCCCATCATCGAGGTCGATGACGAGCGCGGCGTCATCAAGATCAACCCCATGGTCAAGTGGTCGTTCCAGCAGGTGCAGGAGTACATCAAGACCCACAACGTGCCATAcaacgacctcctcgaccggGGTTACAAATCTATCGGCGACTGGCACTCGACCGTCCCggtcaaggagggcgaggacgagcgcGCCGGCCGCTGGAAGGGCCAGCAGAAGACCGAGTGCGGCATCCACAACAAGAAGTCGCGGTACGCCCAGTACCTCGAGGAGATGGAAcgcaaggccgtcgatgccaaggccgccgcgccgtcgtcatctgccgaggcggagaagaagggcgaggccgccatcgcgcccgtcgtcaaggccgagaaggaggagcaggcgATCGCATCCGTCTGA